The sequence below is a genomic window from Streptomyces sp. NBC_00582.
CCGGCCGTTGAGGCCGACTAGTGACCGGCGACGACTTCCCGGCCGCCCTGGACGACTGGACCGCCAGTGACTGGGCGGACTACCGGGCCCGGGTCGAAGACGGCGAGGGCAGCGCGCATGCGATCGACGCCGTCCAGCGGCGCCGCCGTCGCCAGCAGCCGAGCAGGACGTCGCAGGAGAAGTACACCGTGACCGGCGCAACGGGTGCGGGTGACCTCGTGCAGCCGATGGACCTCGAAGACAGCCATCTCTCCACTGCCCGACGAAGGGAATCTCCATGACGTACGGCAGCGACACCTACGGCGAGCGCACCGCTGACGAGTACGACGTGCTGTACGGCGACTTCGTGCCGCCGGCCGCGCAGATCCGATTACTTGCCGAGCTGGCGGGCGCTACGCCTGCCGTGGAGATCGGCTCCGGCACCGGGCGGATCACGCTGCCGCTGGCCGAACACGTTCCGGTCCTCGCGGTCGACGCGTCGGAGGAGATGACCCGCCAGCTGGCGAAGAAGACCGGCACCCTTCCCGTCACCCCGATCACCGCGGACGCCGCCCACTACCTGGCCGGCAGGCGCGTGGACCTCGTGTTCGCCTGCTTCAACACCTTCTTCCTGCTGGCCTCCGAAGCCACCCAGCGGGCATTCCTGCGCAACGCGGCGCGCATGCTCACCGACACCGGCACGCTGCTGATCGAGACCTTCGTACCGCGGCCCGGCCAGCGCCTGCCCGACGGACCCCATCCGGGGGTGTTCCCCGAGGGGCGCAGCGTGGTCGCGCTCAAGCGGCGGACCACGGACACCGTGGTGGTCTTCGCCGCCGAGAACCACGACGTGGAGCAGGAGTTCCACTACTCCGAGGTCGTCCTGCGCGATGGGGAGCCGGTGCGGGTGCTGCCCGGCCAGATGCGCTACTGGCGGCCCGAGCAGATCGACGTGCTCGCCGGTGAGGCGGGGCTGCTG
It includes:
- a CDS encoding class I SAM-dependent methyltransferase, with the protein product MTYGSDTYGERTADEYDVLYGDFVPPAAQIRLLAELAGATPAVEIGSGTGRITLPLAEHVPVLAVDASEEMTRQLAKKTGTLPVTPITADAAHYLAGRRVDLVFACFNTFFLLASEATQRAFLRNAARMLTDTGTLLIETFVPRPGQRLPDGPHPGVFPEGRSVVALKRRTTDTVVVFAAENHDVEQEFHYSEVVLRDGEPVRVLPGQMRYWRPEQIDVLAGEAGLLLRERWEDWDRTPYDTDTSGRHISLYRLAGQDQ